TGTTCCTGAGAAGAGCGGAAAGAGGACAATGTTTTAATATGCCGTATCTCGGATGCCGGGAATTCTCTGCTGATTTTAAACCGTTCCTTAACGGTGAGACCCTGCCGGAGCCGATTCCTGTCAGTCAGGATTTGGGCTGGATGCTCTATGACATGGACTATAAAGGTAAAGAACCTACTGCTCGTTTCTTCAGGGCAAGCCTCGACAACGGACGCATGAAGATTGATGAAAAGGAGGTGAGGCCGTGATACTGCAAGCGTTGGCTAAATACTATGAAAGGATGCCAGATGATTTTGTCCCTTATGGCTTTCAACGAAAAGAAATTCCATTCATCATTGTTGTTGATCGTGAAGGAAACTTTAAAAGCTTGAATACATCAGATCGTGTATTTCTTGTTCCTCGTGAAGTTAAACGATCAGGTAAAAATGCATGGATGAGCGCAAATCTTCTTTGGGATAATGAAGGCTATGTTCTTGGCTATTCAAAAAAAGATGATGACAAGGGGCAGAAACAAAATCAAAGCTTTATTTCAGAACTGAAGAAGATATTCCATGAACCATTCGTCGATGACGGGATTGCGGCAGTCTGTAATTTTTATGAGAAAGGCAATCAGAAGGAAGCGCTTTCACACCCGATGTGGCACGAAATAGAAAAGAAAGGTGGCAATATTAGCTTTCAGCTTGAAAATGACAATGAATTGATCTGCTGTCGCAAAACCGTTAGAGATAAAATTATATCTGATTTTCTAAATGATCCGGCTGATACTCAGATATGCCTCGTGACTGGTAGCTCGGATATTCCTGTAGACCTGCATATTGCTATAAAAGGCGTATGGGGAGCGCAAACATCGGGAGCAAATATTGTATCTTTCAACCTCGACGCCTTTACATCATTTGGCAAAGAACAGGGCTATAATGCTCCCGTCGGGAAAAAGGCTGAATTTGCTTACATTACTATGTTGAACTATTTACTTGAGAGAGGTTCAAGGCAAAGGATTCAGGTAGGTGATGCAAGTACCGTCTTCTGGGCAGAAAAGAAGCATGAGCTTGAAGACTGGTTTGCGGATATATTTGGAGAGCCTGCTAAAGGAGACTCCGAACAGGATAATGCCGCAATAAAGGCTTTGTTCAAAGCCCCTGAGACAGGAGCAAAACCTGTGCTTAACGACAGCACAAAATTTTATGTGCTCGGTTTATCGCCAAATGCATCTCGTATTGCTATCCGTTTCTGGTATGCAGGGACAGTAGCAGAGGTTGAAGAAAATATCAGACAGCACTTTAAGGATATTGCAATTGAACACGCTCCACATTATCCTTCTTATCTTTCTCTCTTCCGACTGCTTGTCTCAACTGCGTTACAAGGAAAGTCAGACAATATCCAGCCTAATCTCGCTGGTGATTTCATGAGGGCGATACTTGCCGGAACACCGTATCCCGATACGCTTTTGTCTTCTGCTATACGCAGGGTAAAGGCTGAACAGGAAGTAACTTATCCGCGAGCATCTTTGATAAAAGCTGTACTGGTCAGAAAAGCACGATATAAAAATACAAAGGAGGAAATTGGCATGGCATTAGACACAGACAACACTAACACAGGCTACCGACTTGGACGGTTATTTGCCGTTCTTGAAAAAATTCAGGAAGAGGCAAGCCCCGGCATCAATGCAACCATACGTGACAGGTTTTATAGTTCGGCCTCAAGCGTTCCCGTTACTGTCTTCCCACATCTTATGAAACTTAAGAATCATCATATTGCAAAACTTGAGAACAGAGGGCGTGCGGTCAACTTTGAAAAAATTATCGGGGAGATCGTTGATGATATTTCAGCCTGTCCAGCGTTTCCTGGTCATCTGAGTCTGGACGATCAGGGATGCTTTGCAGTTGGCTATTATCACCAGAGACAGGATTTTTTCAAATAGAAAGATACAAATGTAGCCGAATAAATAAATTCTAAAGGAGGAATAAAAAATGAGCAACACAATCAACAATCGCTATGACTTCGTACTATTCTTTGACGTAAAGGACGGCAACCCTAACGGCGACCCGGATGCAGGCAATCTCCCGCGCGTTGATCCTGAAACAGGACATGGCCTTGTGACAGATGTGTGTTTGAAAAGGAAGGTGAGAAATTATGTGCAGCTTAAGTCTGCGACCGATGAGTTTAAAGACAAGAAGGGCTTTGACATTTATGTCAAAGAAAAAGCTATTTTAAATCTTCAAAACAAACGAGCCTATGATGCTCTTGGAGTTGATTTGACATCTGAAACAACTAAGCGTAAAGGAGGAGATAAAGTAGAAGACGCTCGTGTTTGGATGTGCCAGAACTTCTATGATGTTAGAACATTCGGAGCCGTTATGTCGTTGGGTGTTAATTGTGGTCAAGTTCGTGGTCCTGTTCAGTTAACCTTTGCGCGCAGTGTTAATCAGGTTGTCCCGCTTGAACACAGCATTACCAGAATGGCGGTTGCCACTGAGGCAGAAGCGGAAAAACAGCAAGGCGATAACAGGACTATGGGACGTAAGTTCACCATTCCCTATGGACTCTATCGCTGTCACGGATTTATTTCTGCTTCGTTTGCAGCGCAGACAGGATTTAGCGAAGATGATTTGACTCTTTTTTGGAAAGGGCTTCTTGAAATGTTTGAGCATGACCATTCAGCGGCACGCGGTCAAATGGCAACACGCAAGCTCATTGTATTCAAGCATGACTCAAGCTTGGGCAGCGCTCCGGCGCATGAACTCTTTGACATGGTGACAACAAAAACAAATGCTAATCCTGTGCGTGATTTCAGCGAGTATGAAATTACTATTCCGACTCAGGCCGATATGCCACAGGGTGTAACATTAGAGGTGAAGCTGTAATCCAATGCACAGCGAAGACGATCTCATTCAGCTTTCAGCGTTGCAGCACTTTATGTACTGCATAAGGCAGTGCGCTCTAATCCATATCGAACAGATTTGGAGCGAGAATGTCTTCACCGCCGAAGGCAAAATCATGCATGAGAAAGCCGATAGTAATAAATACGAATCGCGGGGAAATGTCCGTATCGACTACAGCGTTCCTCTGCGCTCGCTCAGGCTCGGTCTCATTGGCAAGGCGGATGTGGTGGAGTTTCACAAAAAAGACGATGGGACGTGGCAGCCTTTTCCCGTTGAATACAAGCGCGGCAAACCGAAGCTTGATGATTGTGATAAGGTTCAGCTTTGCGCTCAGGCAATATGCCTTGAAGAGATGCTCAATGTTCAAATACCGGAGGGTGCGCTTTTTTACGGACAGACTCGTCACAGGGAAGATGTAGTTTTCGATAATGCCTTAAGAATTGAGACAGAAGATACGGCAAGAAAGGTTCATGAGCTTATTGAATATGGCATTACTCCGAAGGCTGAATATTCGAAGAAGTGTGACAAATGTTCTCTACTTGAGTTGTGTATGCCAAAGGTGAGCAGGAAAGCAAGTCATTATTTGGCGAAGATGGTGGAGGAATGAAAAAACATCTTAATACATTATTTGTCACAACACAGGGCGCATATCTCTCTAAAGAAGGCGAGACGGTTGCTGTCAAAGTTGACGGGACAATCTGCCTGCGTATCCCGATTCATACATTAGGCGGAATTGTCTGCTTCGGCCAAGTCTCGTGCAGCCCTTACTTAATGGGATTTTGCGCTGAAAGCGGCGTGGCAATCAGCTTCCTGACAGAGAATGGAAGATTCCTCGCAAAAGTTCAGGGGCCGGTATCAGGTAATGTTCTTTTGAGACGTGAGCAATATAGAAAAGCTGATGATCTTTCTATATCTGCCGATATTGCAAAATATTTCTTAAGCGGAAAGCTGCTGAATAACAGGGCTGTGTTGCAGCGATTTGTCAGAGATCATAACGACAAGCCAAACGCTGATAGAGTAGATTTTGCATCAAAACTTATTGATTCATCATTGAGGCGATTACAAAATGAAGAATCCTTAGACGCAATAAGAGGGATAGAAGGTGATTCCGCTCATACTTATTTCAGCGTCTTCGATCATCTCATTACAAGCCGGAAAGACGAATTTAACTTTAGCGAGAGAAACAGAAGGCCGCCTCTTGATAATGTAAACTGTTTGTTGTCATTTCTTTACACTATGGTAATGCATGATGTGCGTTCGGCACTTGAAACCGTCGGGCTTGATCCGGCAGTTGGATTTTTACATAGAGACCGTCCGGGCAGGTATGGGCTGGCTCTGGATATGATGGAGGAGTTCAGGCCGTTTCTTGCAGACCGTCTCACTCTCTCATTGATAAATCTTTGTCAGGTGCAGGGCAAAGGATTTGACAGGAAAGAGTCGGGAGCTGTGTTGATGGATGATGATACGAGGAAAACGGTTTTGGTTTCATATCAGAAGCGCAAACAGGATGAGATAATGCATCCGTTTCTGAACGAGAAGGTTACTATAGGATTACTGTTTCACACACAGGCATTATTGATGGCAAGATATTTACGCGGCGACATGGATGCATATCCGCCGTTTGTATGGAAGTGATGGTTTAATTAACACCCCCATCCCCCTCTTAATCTAAGAGTGGGCGAAATTCCTCCTCATAAGATAAGGGAAGGTTAGGAGGGGTTATGAAAATAAGGATTGAATTATGTTTGTACTTGTAAGTTATGATGTCTCGACAGTTGAAAAGGGCGGACAGCGCCGCCTTCGCAGAGTAGCAAAAGCCTGTCAGG
This genomic stretch from Nitrospirota bacterium harbors:
- the cas4 gene encoding CRISPR-associated protein Cas4, translating into MHSEDDLIQLSALQHFMYCIRQCALIHIEQIWSENVFTAEGKIMHEKADSNKYESRGNVRIDYSVPLRSLRLGLIGKADVVEFHKKDDGTWQPFPVEYKRGKPKLDDCDKVQLCAQAICLEEMLNVQIPEGALFYGQTRHREDVVFDNALRIETEDTARKVHELIEYGITPKAEYSKKCDKCSLLELCMPKVSRKASHYLAKMVEE
- the cas8c gene encoding type I-C CRISPR-associated protein Cas8c/Csd1 codes for the protein MILQALAKYYERMPDDFVPYGFQRKEIPFIIVVDREGNFKSLNTSDRVFLVPREVKRSGKNAWMSANLLWDNEGYVLGYSKKDDDKGQKQNQSFISELKKIFHEPFVDDGIAAVCNFYEKGNQKEALSHPMWHEIEKKGGNISFQLENDNELICCRKTVRDKIISDFLNDPADTQICLVTGSSDIPVDLHIAIKGVWGAQTSGANIVSFNLDAFTSFGKEQGYNAPVGKKAEFAYITMLNYLLERGSRQRIQVGDASTVFWAEKKHELEDWFADIFGEPAKGDSEQDNAAIKALFKAPETGAKPVLNDSTKFYVLGLSPNASRIAIRFWYAGTVAEVEENIRQHFKDIAIEHAPHYPSYLSLFRLLVSTALQGKSDNIQPNLAGDFMRAILAGTPYPDTLLSSAIRRVKAEQEVTYPRASLIKAVLVRKARYKNTKEEIGMALDTDNTNTGYRLGRLFAVLEKIQEEASPGINATIRDRFYSSASSVPVTVFPHLMKLKNHHIAKLENRGRAVNFEKIIGEIVDDISACPAFPGHLSLDDQGCFAVGYYHQRQDFFK
- the cas1c gene encoding type I-C CRISPR-associated endonuclease Cas1, with the translated sequence MKKHLNTLFVTTQGAYLSKEGETVAVKVDGTICLRIPIHTLGGIVCFGQVSCSPYLMGFCAESGVAISFLTENGRFLAKVQGPVSGNVLLRREQYRKADDLSISADIAKYFLSGKLLNNRAVLQRFVRDHNDKPNADRVDFASKLIDSSLRRLQNEESLDAIRGIEGDSAHTYFSVFDHLITSRKDEFNFSERNRRPPLDNVNCLLSFLYTMVMHDVRSALETVGLDPAVGFLHRDRPGRYGLALDMMEEFRPFLADRLTLSLINLCQVQGKGFDRKESGAVLMDDDTRKTVLVSYQKRKQDEIMHPFLNEKVTIGLLFHTQALLMARYLRGDMDAYPPFVWK
- the cas7c gene encoding type I-C CRISPR-associated protein Cas7/Csd2 codes for the protein MSNTINNRYDFVLFFDVKDGNPNGDPDAGNLPRVDPETGHGLVTDVCLKRKVRNYVQLKSATDEFKDKKGFDIYVKEKAILNLQNKRAYDALGVDLTSETTKRKGGDKVEDARVWMCQNFYDVRTFGAVMSLGVNCGQVRGPVQLTFARSVNQVVPLEHSITRMAVATEAEAEKQQGDNRTMGRKFTIPYGLYRCHGFISASFAAQTGFSEDDLTLFWKGLLEMFEHDHSAARGQMATRKLIVFKHDSSLGSAPAHELFDMVTTKTNANPVRDFSEYEITIPTQADMPQGVTLEVKL